Proteins encoded within one genomic window of Oryza brachyantha chromosome 7, ObraRS2, whole genome shotgun sequence:
- the LOC107304514 gene encoding probable carboxylesterase 18: MTLTESGGMENKDPETAAGKHRRLSPPALPWSVRLQVFSLVTAVDLVQRADGTVNRFLFSFADRQAPATARPDAHGVRSADVAVDASRGLWARVFSPLSADRPLPVVVYVHGGGFALLTAASTLMDAMCRRFCRELGAVVVSVNYRLAPEHRFPAAYDDGVDVLRHLSASGLPADVAVPVDLSRCFLAGDSAGGNIAHHVAQRWASSVSSPIRLAGVILLQPFFGGEERTEAELRLEGVGAVVNMRRADWCWRAFLPEGADRNHPAAHVTDEADLAEGFPPAMVVVGGYDTLQDWQRRYAATLRRKGKAVQVVEFPEAIHSFYAFPELADSGKLVAAMRAFVESNSDA, encoded by the coding sequence ATGACTCTCACAGAATCCGGCGGAATGGAGAACAAGGACCCAGAAACGGCGGCCGGCAAGCAccgccgcctctcgccgccggcgttgcCGTGGTCGGTTCGGCTCCAGGTCTTCAGTCtcgtcaccgccgtcgacCTCGTGCAGCGCGCCGATGGCACCGTCAACCGCTTCCTCTTCTCCTTCGCCGACCGCCAGGCGCCCGCCACGGCGCGCCCGGACGCCCACGGCGTCCGctccgccgacgtcgccgtcgacgcctcCCGCGGGCTCTGGGCGCGCGTGTTCTCCCCGTTGAGCGCCGACCGCCCACTCCCCGTCGTCGTCTAcgtccacggcggcggcttcgcGCTGCTCACCGCGGCCTCCACCTTGATGGACGCCATGTGCCGCCGCTTCTGCCGCGagctcggcgccgtcgtcgtgtcGGTCAACTACCGCCTCGCCCCCGAGCACCGCTTCCCCGCCGCctacgacgacggcgtggacGTGCTCCGCCACCTCAGCGCGAGCGGCCTCCCCGCGGacgtcgccgtccccgtcgACCTCTCCCGGTgcttcctcgccggcgacagcgccggcggcaacaTCGCCCACCACGTGGCGCAGCGATGGGCCTCCTCCGTCTCCAGCCCCatccgcctcgccggcgtcatCCTGCTGCAGCCGTTCTTCGGAGGCGAGGAGCGGACGGAGGCGGAGCTGAGGCTCGAGGGCGTGGGCGCGGTGGTGAACATGAGGCGCGCGGACTGGTGCTGGAGGGCGTTCCTGCCGGAGGGAGCCGACCGGAACCACCCGGCGGCGCACGTGACCGACGAGGCCGACCTCGCGGAGGGGTTCCCGCcggcgatggtggtggtgggcgggtACGACACGCTGCAGGACTGGCAGCGGCGGTACGCCGCGACGCTGCGGCGGAAGGGGAAGGCGGTGCAGGTGGTGGAGTTCCCGGAGGCGATCCACTCCTTCTACGCCTTCCCGGAGCTCGCCGACTCCGGCAAGCTCGTGGCGGCGATGAGAGCGTTCGTGGAAAGCAACTCGGATGCTTAG
- the LOC102711446 gene encoding probable carboxylesterase 18: MAAAHGRRRRVALPWTVRLRLCGLEAAIDVAQCRDGGVNRSLFSLFDRRTPADPRPDATGVGSTDITVDASRGLWARVFTVAERSPSPRPVIVYFHGGGFTLFSAASRTYDALCRTLCGGLGAVVVSVNYRLAPEHRAPAAYDDGEAVLRYLATTGLPGHVSPVDVSACFVAGDSAGGNIAHHVAHRWTAATSASTSPVHLAGVILVQPCFSGEERTKAERALDGVAPMLNTRRTDLSWKAFLPEGADRNHPAAHVTGGDDGGPEHELPESFPPAMVVIGGLDSLHDWGRRYGAMLRRKGRTARVVEFPDSIHAFYVFPELADDSRKLVDEIRAFVEEIIRSKQSTS; encoded by the coding sequence ATGGCGGCCGCGcacggccggcgccgcagGGTGGCCCTGCCGTGGACGGTGCGGCTCCGGCTCTGCGGCCTCGAGGCCGCCATCGACGTGGCGCAGTgccgagacggcggcgtcaaccgttctctcttctccctgTTCGACCGCCGGACGCCGGCCGATCCCCGGCCGGACGCCACCGGCGTCGGCTCGACGGACATCACCGTCGACGCGTCCCGCGGCCTCTGGGCGCGCGTTTTCACCGTGGCGgagcgctcgccgtcgccgcgaccCGTCATCGTCTACTTCCACGGCGGCGGGTTCACGCTGTTCTCCGCGGCTTCCCGCACCTACGACGCCCTCTGCCGCACGCTgtgcggcggcctcggcgccgtcgtcgtgtcCGTCAACTACCGTCTCGCCCCCGAGCACCGGGCCCCCGCCGCGTACGACGACGGGGAAGCCGTCCTCCGTTACCTCGCCACCACTGGCCTCCCCGGCCACGTCAGCCCAGTCGACGTCTCCGCCTGCTTCGTCGCCGGGGacagcgccggcggcaacaTCGCGCACCACGTGGCCCACCGCTGGACGGCCGCGACGTCGGCGTCGACAAGTCCcgtccacctcgccggcgtAATACTCGTGCAGCCGTGCTTCAGCGGCGAGGAGCGGACGAAAGCGGAGCGCGCGCTGGACGGCGTGGCGCCGATGCTGAACACCCGGCGGACGGACCTGTCGTGGAAGGCGTTCCTGCCGGAGGGGGCCGACCGGAACCACCCGGCCGCGCacgtcaccggcggcgacgacggtggcccGGAGCACGAGCTGCCGGAGTCGTTCCCGCCAGCGATGGTGGTGATCGGGGGGCTCGACTCGCTGCATGACTGGGGCCGGCGGTACGGCGCCATGCTGCGGCGGAAGGGGAGGACGGCGCGGGTGGTGGAGTTCCCGGACTCCATACACGCCTTCTACGTCTTCCCGGAGCTCGCCGACGACTCCCGGAAGCTCGTCGACGAAATCAGGGCGTTCGTGGAAGAAATCATCAGGTCGAAGCAGTCCACTAGTTAG
- the LOC102711715 gene encoding dirigent protein 5-like, with product MATWSKAASSSSLIILAIFLLSLAGVAHGRSSRRLVRSYDEPCMEMRLYLHDILYDYSNSTSNSTSAAATRPTALSTAAPSAPAGGTFFGQVVVFNDPVTEGRRALPPALEETEVRAQGLYFYNGKEAYNAWFAFSVVFNSTARRGTLNLMGADIIAEKTRDVSVVGGTGDFFMARGVATLRTDAVEGFTYFRLQMDIKLYECYV from the coding sequence ATGGCTACTTGGTCCaaggcggcgtcgtcgtcgtctctgaTCATTCTGGCCATCTTTCTGCTCAGCTTGGCCGGCGTCGCACATGGCCGGAGCAGCAGGAGGCTGGTCAGGAGCTACGACGAGCCGTGCATGGAGATGCGGCTCTACCTCCACGACATCCTCTACGACTACAGCAACAGCACGTCCAActccacgtcggcggcggccaccaggCCGACGGCGCTgagcaccgccgcgccgtcggcgccggcgggaggcACCTTCTTCGGCCAGGTGGTGGTGTTCAACGACCCGGTGACGGAGGGGCGCcgggcgctgccgccggcgctggaGGAGACGGAGGTGCGCGCGCAGGGGCTCTACTTCTACAACGGCAAGGAGGCGTACAACGCGTGGTTCGCCTTCTCCGTCGTGTTCAACTCGACGGCGCGCCGCGGCACGCTCAACCTCATGGGCGCCGACATCATCGCCGAGAAGACGAGGGACGTCTCCGTCGtcggcggcaccggcgacTTCTTCATGGCGCGCGGCGTCGCCACGCtccgcaccgacgccgtcGAGGGCTTCACCTACTTCCGGCTGCAGATGGACATCAAGCTCTACGAGTGCTACgtctga
- the LOC102708547 gene encoding ATP synthase mitochondrial F1 complex assembly factor 2, which translates to MAAAALAGRRLLLQRCAAGGRCRLLGTAAEASSSPGGSEEAGGAAGGDEIYLKKPAAAVTTRDETSVAMPMSFMTGSVVGKRFYREATVRRADDGNGWTVMLDYRTLKSPAKRPLKLQSRTLAMAIAAEWEYQESDGIRPFTMPLMKLACTALERVPLTRKRIIDNLMKKFHQDLVFCRSPADNELTVGVHQRQQEKIDPILDWVNTEFGFKPVVYTSFFGGHQDEGLAKAVETVLKNTTDFELASIDAMAAAAHSLVIPLAIFRGRLGIEQAIELIRLEEDHQVDRWGLVEGGHDVDIADLKVQMSSAAVFLLLSWQL; encoded by the exons atggcggcggcggcgctcgcgggCCGGCGGCTGCTCCTGCAGCGATGCGCGGCGGGGGGGAGGTGCCGGCTGctggggacggcggcggaggcctcGTCCTCTCCGGGAGGGAgcgaggaggcgggcgggGCCGCAGGAGGGGACGAGATCTACCTGaagaagccggcggcggcagtgacGACGCGGGACGAGACCTCGGTGGCGATGCCGATGTCGTTCATGACGGGGTCGGTGGTCGGGAAGCGGTTCTACCGCGAGGCCACCGTGCGGCGCGCCGACGACGGGAACGGGTGGACGGTGATGCTCGACTACCGCACCCTCAAGTCGCCGGCGAAGCGGCCGCTCAAGCTGCAGTCGCGGACGCTCGCCATGGCCATCGCGGCCGAGTGGGAGTACCAG GAATCAGATGGAATCCGGCCTTTTACGATGCCTCTTATGAAGCTTGCTTGCACTGCACTGGAGCGAGTTCCGTTGACACGAAAAAGGATAATTGATAATTTGATGAAGAAATTTCATCAAGATTTGGTATTTTGCCGTTCGCCTGCCGATAATGAGCTGACTGTAGGAGTTCATC AAAGACAACAGGAGAAAATTGACCCAATACTAGACTGGGTAAACACTGAGTTTGGGTTCAAACCTGTTGTATACACAAGCTTTTTTGGTGGACACCAAGATGAGGGGTTAGCTAAGGCTGTAGAAACTGTTTTGAAGAATACCACTGACTTTGAGTTGGCATCTATTGATGCtatggcagcagcagcccaTTCCTTGGTAATCCCTCTTGCAATATTCAGAGGGCGGCTGGGAATTGAGCAGGCAATTGAATTGATCAGGCTTGAAGAAGATCACCAG GTTGATCGATGGGGCTTGGTTGAAGGAGGACATGATGTTGATATTGCTGATCTTAAAGTGCAAATGTCTTCAGCTGCTGTGTTTCTTTTACTCTCATGGCAACTATAA
- the LOC102711993 gene encoding bZIP transcription factor 60-like, whose protein sequence is MAETDLLAPPFGDLPFQPAPGDGFPDFPALGGDDAFAFEDFDLEDLDFDFDVDVDLLSPDAPPPPPPLATSSSSAGSPGCGASSSSCKNEESAESSSRSAVGGSDGGGGKGGKEDEARRRARLVRNRESAHLSRQRKKQYVEELEGKVKVMQATIADLTARISCVTAENAALKQQLSGVAGAGAPPPLPMYPAVYPLPPPWIHPAYAMRGSQVPLVPIPRLKTQRPASTPEPPAKKARKTKKVASVSLLGLLFLMMVGVCLFPAINRMYGGIDVGEGAVFGPSHHGRTLAVEGPQNSVSNGIDQKVTQNGSETLPALLYLPRNGKHVKINGNLVIKSIVASEKASSHLSNQGKEETSLAIPGYVAPLEAREVMDSAKGMRNELMALAPGDRSIYHEDDGMQPQWFSEAMSGPMLNSGMCTEVFQFDLSPTPAHANGIVPVYSGSMTNSSQNCTENLPSGHVPKVKNRRILYSEAIPLQGSTANETDHFKAPPKNQSQSHASRKPASSVVVSVLADPREASDRDSEGRMSSNSLSRIFVVVLIDSVKYVTYSCVLPFKSHSPHL, encoded by the exons ATGGCGGAGACGGACCTGCTCGCGCCCCCCTTTGGCGACCTCCCCTTCCAACCCGCCCCCGGCGACGGGTTCCCGGACTTCCCGgccctcggcggcgacgacgcgttCGCCTTCGAGGATTTCGATCTGGAAGACCTGGACTTCGACTtcgacgtcgacgtcgaccTCTTGTCGCCcgatgcgccgccgccccccccTCCGCTGGcgacgtcgtcctcctcggccggATCGCCCGGCTGTGGTGCCTCCTCCTCTAGTTGTAAGAACGAGGAGTCGGCGGAGTCGTCGTCGAGGAGCGCGGTTGGTGGGAGCGACGGGGGAGGCGGCAAGGGTGGGAAGGAGGACGAGGCGAGGCGCCGCGCGCGGCTGGTGCGCAACCGGGAGAGCGCACACCTGTCGCGGCAGAGGAAGAAGCAGTACGTGGAGGAGCTGGAGGGGAAGGTGAAGGTGATGCAGGCCACCATCGCCGACCTCACGGCCAGGATCTCATGTGTCACGGCCGAGAACGCCGCCCTCAAGCAGCAATTGAGTGGCGTTGCTGGTGCCGGCGCCCCACCGCCACTGCCCATGTACCCTGCGGTTTACCCTttgccgccgccatggatcCACCCAGCCTATGCGATGCGTGGCTCGCAGGTGCCACTTGTGCCGATACCCCGGTTGAAGACCCAGAGGCCTGCGTCCACGCCGGAGCCACCGGCCAAGAAGGCCCGAAAGACCAAGAAGGTTGCAAGTGTTAGCCTCCTTGGATTGCTGTTCTTGATGATGGTCGGTGTGTGTTTGTTTCCTGCGATAAATCGGATGTATGGTGGAATTGACGTGGGTGAAGGCGCTGTGTTTGGTCCATCACATCATGGGAGGACTCTGGCTGTAGAAGGGCCACAAAATAGTGTCTCAAATGGTATTGATCAGAAGGTAACACAGAATGGAAGCGAAACACTGCCGGCGTTGTTATATTTACCAAGGAATGGGAAGCATGTCAAGATCAATGGAAATCTTGTTATTAAGTCCATTGTTGCAAGTGAGAAAGCTTCTTCCCATTTGTCCAACCAAGGAAAGGAAGAGACTAGCTTAGCAATCCCTGGTTATGTGGCTCCACTAGAAGCTAGGGAAGTTATGGATTCTGCTAAAGGAATGAGGAATGAACTGATGGCTTTGGCTCCTGGAGATCGAAGCATATACCACGAGGATGATGGAATGCAGCCGCAATGGTTTAGTGAAGCCATGTCAG GTCCCATGTTAAACTCTGGGATGTGCACTGAAGTATTCCAGTTTGATTTATCTCCAACACCAGCTCATGCAAATGGCATTGTTCCTGTCTACTCTGGGTCTATGACTAACTCATCACAAAATTGTACTGAAAATCTTCCTTCTGGCCATGTTCCCAAGGTGAAGAACAGAAGGATTTTGTACTCGGAAGCCATCCCTTTACAAGGCTCAACAGCCAATGAGACCGATCACTTCAAAGCACCTCCCAAGAACCAGAGCCAGAGCCATGCCAGTCGTAAGCCGGCTTCATCTGTTGTAGTATCTGTCCTAGCCGATCCAAGGGAAGCCAGTGATAGAGATAGCGAGGGAAGGATGTCTTCAAATTCTCTGTCCCGCATCTTCGTTGTCGTTCTTATAGATAGTGTAAAGTATGTAACATACTCTTGCGTCCTTCCTTTCAAAAGCCATAGCCCTCATCTGTAA
- the LOC102712274 gene encoding nodulation protein H-like has protein sequence MHPYSLKSSKGAPFPPRPILVFLIAIFGFYVCYISFSQITLENRNENSIEVQEKVLCRNPYAPHEELRYVHFPKPESYSRGECSCNPVRFFVIVSMQRSGSGWFETLLNSHPNISSNGEIFNRWDRRENISSIVHTLDKLYNLDWFTSAAKNECTAAFGLKWMLNQGFMDHHDDIASYLNKKGVSVIFLFRRNTLRRLISVLANDYDRDARQLNGTHKSHVHSKEEAEILAKFKPVLDVSNLIPNIRNAEKYIRDCLNHFNATRHMILYYEDIIRNRNELYQVQEFLGVPVRKLVSRQVKIHTSPLPDLVRNWDDVSNKLNGSQYAHFLDGADYVR, from the exons ATG CATCCATATTCACTTAAAAGTTCTAAGGGAGCACCGTTTCCACCGCGACCGATTCTTGTATTCCTTATTGCAATATTTGGATTCTATGTATGTTACATCTCATTTAGCCAGATAACACTGGAGAATAGAAATGAGAACAGTATAGAAGTGCAAGAAAAAGTTCTTTGCAGAAACCCTTATGCTCCGCATGAGGAACTGCGGTATGTGCACTTTCCAAAACCTGAGAGTTATAGTAG GGGAGAGTGTTCCTGCAATCCGGTCCGATTCTTTGTGATTGTATCCATGCAAAGATCGGGAAGTGGGTGGTTTGAGACTTTGCTGAATAGTCACCCTAACATCAGCTCAAATGGTGAAATATTTAATAGATGGGATAGAAGAGAAAATATCTCATCTATTGTGCATACACTTGACAAACTGTATAATTTGGACTGGTTCACCAGTGCAGCAAAGAATGAGTGCACGGCTGCATTTGGATTGAAGTGGATGCTAAATCAG GGTTTTATGGACCATCATGATGATATAGCTAGTTATTTAAACAAGAAGGGTGTTTCCGTGATATTTCTCTTCAGGAGAAATACATTACGCAGGCTTATCTCTGTTTTGGCCAATGACTATGACAGAGATGCAAGGCAGTTGAATGGAACCCACAAATCTCATGTACACTCAAAAGAAGAG GCTGAGATACTAGCAAAATTCAAACCAGTGCTGGATGTGTCAAATCTGATTCCAAACATCAGAAATGCTGAGAAGTACATCAGAGATTGCCTGAACCACTTCAACGCCACTCGGCACATGATCCTCTATTACGAGGATATTATTCGCAACAGAAAT GAATTATACCAGGTGCAAGAATTCCTTGGAGTTCCGGTGAGGAAGCTGGTCAGCAGGCAGGTGAAAATTCACACGAGTCCTCTTCCAGACCTTGTCAGGAACTGGGATGATGTGAGCAACAAACTGAACGGCTCACAGTACGCTCATTTTCTTGACGGTGCAGATTATGTCAGGTGA
- the LOC102712920 gene encoding pre-mRNA-splicing factor SYF1 has translation MPSAAGGPVAVVAAAAPALGISPEMYPTEDDLAYEEEILREPFKLKGWWRYLVARAAAPFAKRAVIYERALKALPGSYKLWHAYLRERLDHARPHPISHHAYASLNNTFERALATMHKMPRVWVLYLTSLLDQRLLTRARRAFDRALRALPVTQHDRIWPLYLRLASLPACPVETSLRVFRRYLQYDPSHAEDFIDFLISANRWQEAADRLASVLNDDGFRSVKGKTRHQLWLELCEILTKHADEVAGLKVDAILRGGIRKFTDEVGKLWTSLADYYVRRTLYEKARDVFEEGVASVMTVQEFSVVFEAYTQFEQSMLAAKLEAAEEEGAGSDGEDEAGRKNGMDKLSKKFVAGCWLNDEDDTDSRLARFERLLDRRPELLSSVLLRQNPHNVEEWHRRVKLFEKDPTRQVATYVEAVKTVDPMKAAGKPHTLWVAFAKMYEKHNRLDSAEEIFKKATQVNYKAVDHLASIWCEWAEMELRHNNFDKAIELMRQATAEPSVEVKRRAAAEGDEPVQMKVHKSLKLWSFYVDLEESLGTLESTRAVYERILDLRIATPQIVLNYAYLLEENKYFEDAFKVYERGVKIFKYPHVKDIWVTYLTKFVRRYQRSKLERARELFDEAVKQAPPQEKKALYLQYAKLEEDYGLAKRAMNVYDEAVRAVPNSEKMSMYEIYIARAAELFGVPRTRQIYEQAIESGLPDRDVMTMCMKFAELERNLGEIDRARAIYVHASNYADPNSHPEFWKKWNEFEIQHGNEDTFREMLRIKRTVAASRSQTHFILPEYLMQRDQRLNLDEAVDTLKRAGVPEDEMAALERQLAPGPSAAPPPAAAPANRMMNFVSAGVQAQAESSRQPQAAAAANNEDIELPDESDEEDDVQIAEKSVPAAVFGELGKRAAENREEESSGAQENEQLGALERIKRRRQ, from the exons atgccgtcggcggcggggggtCCGGTGGCcgtcgtggcggcggcggcaccggcgctGGGGATATCGCCGGAGATGTACCCGACGGAGGACGACCTGGCGTACGAGGAGGAGATCCTGCGGGAGCCGTTCAAGCTGAAGGGGTGGTGGCGCTAcctcgtcgcccgcgccgccgcgccgttcgCCAAGCGCGCCGTCATCTACGAGCGGGCGCTCAAGGCGCTCCCGGGGAGCTACAAGCTGTGGCACGCCTACCTCCGGGAGCGCCTCGACCACGCCCGCCCGCACCCGATCTCCCACCACGCCTACGCCTCGCTCAACAACACCTTCGAGCGCGCCCTCGCCACCATGCACAAGATGCCCCGCGTCTGGGTGCTCTACCTCACCTCGCTGCTCGACCAGCGCCTGCTcacccgcgctcgccgcgcctTCGACCGGGCGCTGCGCGCGCTGCCGGTCACGCAGCACGACCGCATCTGGCCGCTctacctccgcctcgcctcgctgCCGGCCTGCCCCGTCGAGACCTCGCTCCGCGTCTTCCGCCGCTACCTCCAGTACGACCCCTCCCACGCCGAGGATTTCATCGACTTCCTCATCTCCGCGAACCGCTGGCAGGAGGCCGCCGACCGCCTCGCGTCTGTGCTCAACGATGACGGCTTCCGCTCTGTCAAGGGCAAGACCAGGCACCAGCTCTGGCTCGAGCTCTGCGAAATCCTCACCAAGCACGCCGATGAGGTCGCTGGGCTTAAGGTGGATGCCATACTGCGCGGCGGCATACGCAAGTTCACTGACGAGGTTGGCAAGCTGTGGACCTCTCTGGCTGATTACTATGTCAGAAGAACCTTGTATGAGAAGGCGAGAGATGTTTTCGAGGAGGGGGTTGCTTCGGTGATGACGGTTCAGGAGTTCAGTGTGGTGTTTGAGGCATATACACAATTTGAGCAGAGTATGCTAGCGGCAAAGCTGGAGGCAGCTGAGGAGGAGGGTGCAGGGAGTGATGGGGAAGATGAAGCGGGCAGGAAGAATGGGATGGACAAGCTATCGAAGAAGTTTGTTGCAGGTTGCTGGCTGAACGATGAGGATGATACTGATTCTAGGCTGGCAAGGTTTGAGCGGCTGTTGGATCGCCGACCAGAGCTCCTCAGCAGTGTCCTGTTGCGACAGAATCCACATAACGTGGAAGAATGGCACAG GAGGGTGAAACTTTTTGAGAAGGATCCTACAAGACAAGTAGCTACATATGTTGAAGCTGTGAAGACTGTAGACCCGATGAAGGCTGCTGGAAAACCACATACTCTATGGGTCGCATTTGCAAAGATGTATGAGAAACATAATCGTCTAGATAGTGCTGAAGAGATCTTTAAAAAAGCAACTCAAGTGAACTACAAGGCAGTTGACCACTTAGCCAGTATTTGGTGTGAGTGGGCAGAGATGGAGCTGAGGCACAATAATTTTGACAAGGCTATTGAGCTGATGAGGCAAGCTACCGCAGAACCCTCTGTTGAGGTTAAGAGAcgag CTGCTGCCGAGGGGGATGAACCTGTCCAAATGAAAGTGCATAAATCTCTGAAACTGTGGAGCTTCTATGTGGACCTGGAGGAAAGCCTTGGAACCTTGGAATCAACTCGTGCAGTTTATGAGAGAATACTGGATTTACGAATCGCCACCCCGCAAATAGTTCTCAATTATGCATATCTTCTTGAG GAAAACAAGTATTTTGAAGATGCATTTAAAGTGTATGAGCGTggtgtgaaaatttttaaatacccCCACGTTAAGGACATTTGGGTGACCTACCTCACAAAGTTTGTAAGGAGGTATCAGAGAAGCAAGTTAGAACGGGCAAGAGAACTGTTCGATGAAGCTGTCAAACAG GCTCCTCcacaagaaaagaaagctTTGTATTTGCAGTATGCTAAACTGGAGGAAGACTATGGCCTTGCAAAACGTGCAATGAATGTATATGATGAAGCTGTAAGGGCTGTTCCTAATagcgaaaagatgagtatgtacgaaatatatatagcacGGGCTGCTGAGCTATTTGGTGTTCCAAGAACAAGACAGATATACGAG CAAGCAATTGAATCTGGGCTCCCAGACAGAGATGTTATGACAATGTGCATGAAATTTGCGGAACTTGAAAGAAACCTTGGAGAAATTGATCGTGCCCGTGCCATTTATGTCCATGCATCCAACTACGCCGATCCAAACTCACACCCTGAATTTTGGAAGAAATGGAACGAATTTGAGATTCAGCATGGTAACGAAGATACATTCAGGGAGATGCTTCGCATCAAGCGCACTGTGGCTGCTAGCCGCAGTCAG ACGCATTTCATACTCCCAGAGTACCTGATGCAGAGGGACCAGAGGCTAAACCTGGATGAGGCAGTTGACACTCTGAAACGAGCTGGCGTTCCCGAGGACGAGATGGCTGCCCTAGAAAGGCAGCTAGCGCCTGGACCTTCCGCTGCTCCACCACCAGCTGCAGCTCCTGCCAACCGGATGATGAACTTTGTCAGCGCTGGAGTGCAGGCGCAGGCTGAGAGCAGCAGGCAACCACaggctgcggctgctgcgAACAACGAGGACATCGAGCTGCCCGATGAGAGTGACGAGGAAGATGATGTCCAAATTGCGGAGAAGAGTGTTCCCGCTGCTGTGTTTGGAGAGCTCGGCAAGAGAGCTGCAGAGAACAGGGAGGAGGAAAGCTCTGGTGCCCAGGAGAATGAGCAGCTGGGCGCCCTTGAGAGAATTAAGCGAAGGCGTCAATGA